From the genome of Bartonella sp. M0283:
TAAGATGGATGACAGCAAGGAAAAAAACGGTTCCGATGGTTTCGGACCGGAAGATGATCTGCTTGGATCCAATAGTGAAATAGCGGTGAAATTACGGCAATTCTATACGGCTATTCAGGAAGAAGAAATACCGGAAAAATTTCTCGATCTTCTTGAAAAGCTCGATAAAGCCGAACAAGGTAGCCAGAGTTGAAATGGGAAAGTCACACCCATGAACGCACATAATCCAGATTTCAAACGTGAACTTCTGTCAAACCTGCCGGCCTTGCGTGCTTTTGCAGTTTCGTTGAGCGGGCAACATGACAGAGCTGATGATCTTGTACAAGATACAATCATGAAAGCGTGGGCGAAGCAGGACAGCTTCGAGATCGGCACAAATATGAAAGCCTGGTTGTTCACGATTCTGAGGAACGAATTTTTTAGCCAGATGCGCAAAAAAGGACGTGAAGTGCAGGATAGCGAAGGCGTTTTCACTGAAAATCTGGCTGTGCATCCTGCCCAATACGGATCACTCGACTTGCAGGAT
Proteins encoded in this window:
- a CDS encoding NepR family anti-sigma factor; this translates as MDDSKEKNGSDGFGPEDDLLGSNSEIAVKLRQFYTAIQEEEIPEKFLDLLEKLDKAEQGSQS
- a CDS encoding RNA polymerase sigma factor; translated protein: MNAHNPDFKRELLSNLPALRAFAVSLSGQHDRADDLVQDTIMKAWAKQDSFEIGTNMKAWLFTILRNEFFSQMRKKGREVQDSEGVFTENLAVHPAQYGSLDLQDFRKALDQLPADQKEAIILVGASGFSYEDTAEICSCAVGTIKSRVSRARSRLQELLGVNGQSDYGPDADSASATMRSFTNS